The proteins below are encoded in one region of Bacteroides uniformis:
- a CDS encoding RagB/SusD family nutrient uptake outer membrane protein → MKTKKVTKYMGIVALAAMTLCSCEDLLDTKNYTQSNTQNFPTSMDDVEMLVTSMYANLNHQAAKPESSYLLTNLYASDDMFAGSQDAELDHLMYKSDSQFDFCWDIHYKGIYAANTCLEGLDLMEAADNVPDAGLFSQRKGEACFMRAFQYYELAELFGGVPLILSTTQETNTPRATADEVWAQIATDLQQAISLMSDKKYHEIESGHATKWAAQALMARCFLFYTGYYQKEAMPTADGGSITKQQVVTWLEDCIANSGHQLVGDFRNLWAYTNEYTVDDYAYTAGVTGVDGQPLRWAGNGNAEAVFAVKFGNFAGYSYENQGGYCNLYLSFFGIMSKSDNGAAFPFGNTNSFGTVPTSLWDSWEAAEPDDIRRRASVIVDEDEFDMANYESGEVRQQWEETGLWNKKLQPILSKQAYDKMGSWGNSLFWIAHPEFAGMNDPYIQPRWAAMFEDLYIIRFADVLLMHSELTGNADNMNRVRARAGLPAIGYSLEALQQERRHELAFEGQRFQDIRRWHIAETELNKQNNTTLKNLGVSTVMRDGKYAARYQATGGFWPIPPAQIQLSDGVLTQNPGWDTPDARYTTWNFD, encoded by the coding sequence ATGAAAACAAAAAAAGTAACGAAATATATGGGGATAGTCGCGCTGGCCGCGATGACGCTCTGCTCGTGCGAGGATCTGCTCGATACCAAGAACTATACACAGTCCAACACGCAAAATTTCCCCACATCGATGGATGATGTGGAAATGCTTGTGACATCTATGTACGCCAACCTGAATCATCAGGCGGCAAAGCCCGAATCCTCCTATTTGCTCACCAACCTCTATGCCAGCGACGATATGTTTGCCGGAAGTCAAGATGCGGAACTCGACCATCTGATGTATAAGAGTGATTCACAGTTTGACTTCTGCTGGGATATTCACTATAAGGGCATCTATGCCGCCAATACCTGCCTGGAGGGTCTTGACCTGATGGAGGCTGCCGACAACGTGCCCGATGCCGGACTCTTCAGCCAACGTAAGGGCGAAGCCTGTTTCATGCGTGCCTTCCAGTACTACGAACTGGCTGAACTGTTTGGCGGCGTACCCCTGATACTCAGCACTACGCAAGAGACTAACACGCCCCGTGCTACTGCCGACGAGGTGTGGGCGCAGATAGCTACCGATTTGCAGCAAGCTATCAGCCTTATGAGCGATAAGAAGTATCACGAAATAGAGTCCGGACACGCCACCAAATGGGCAGCCCAGGCGCTGATGGCCCGCTGCTTCCTCTTCTATACCGGCTACTACCAGAAAGAGGCTATGCCCACGGCCGACGGCGGCAGCATAACCAAGCAACAAGTGGTAACCTGGCTGGAAGACTGCATCGCTAACTCCGGACACCAGTTGGTGGGCGATTTCCGCAACCTATGGGCATACACCAACGAATATACGGTAGACGACTACGCATATACGGCCGGTGTAACAGGAGTAGATGGCCAGCCCCTCCGCTGGGCAGGCAACGGCAATGCCGAGGCTGTGTTTGCCGTGAAGTTCGGCAACTTTGCCGGTTATTCCTACGAAAATCAGGGCGGCTACTGCAATCTCTATCTGAGTTTCTTCGGCATCATGAGCAAAAGCGACAATGGGGCTGCTTTCCCCTTTGGCAACACCAACTCCTTTGGAACGGTTCCTACCAGTCTCTGGGACTCCTGGGAAGCAGCCGAGCCTGATGATATCCGTCGCAGAGCATCTGTTATCGTAGACGAAGATGAATTCGATATGGCCAATTATGAAAGTGGCGAGGTGCGCCAACAGTGGGAAGAGACCGGTCTGTGGAACAAGAAATTACAGCCCATTCTCTCCAAGCAAGCATACGACAAGATGGGTTCCTGGGGCAACTCGCTCTTTTGGATAGCCCATCCTGAATTTGCGGGTATGAACGATCCCTACATTCAGCCCCGTTGGGCAGCCATGTTCGAGGACCTTTACATCATCCGCTTTGCCGACGTGCTGCTTATGCACAGTGAATTAACCGGCAATGCCGACAACATGAACCGGGTGCGCGCCCGCGCTGGCCTGCCCGCCATCGGCTATTCGCTGGAGGCATTGCAGCAGGAGCGTCGCCACGAACTTGCCTTCGAGGGACAGCGCTTTCAGGACATTCGTCGCTGGCACATTGCAGAGACTGAACTCAACAAACAGAACAATACCACGCTAAAGAATCTGGGCGTAAGTACCGTGATGCGCGATGGCAAGTATGCCGCACGTTATCAAGCCACCGGCGGATTCTGGCCTATTCCGCCCGCGCAAATTCAGTTGTCCGACGGTGTACTCACGCAAAATCCCGGCTGGGACACTCCGGACGCGCGCTACACCACTTGGAATTTCGATTAA
- a CDS encoding glycoside hydrolase family 3 N-terminal domain-containing protein, whose translation MKYNKLIALACGALILAGCASDNKSASVFFRHKAQEIPLSNEFTEKIIDNIYQRMSMDERAAQLQSMYLSELFDKNNQLDTIRCYELIPNGIGHFAQYASNSLDGPEELRDMVKQVQEWLVKNTPTGIPALFHEEVITGIAAKEATVYPQQIGLACSFNTDLAAEKTRQTAISMRKIGGMLSLSPMVDVIRNPYFNRLEESYGEDAYLSAAMGSAFVEGLQDGGMKSGVAACSKHFLGYGGGCNTDRRKELFEEILLPHETMIRTKGSKVIMTGYHYFHGVKAVANKYLMQDILRNYLGFDGITVSDYGSINQIDTEEDALHRGVAAINAGNDVEFQNRDNYQYLPEAIKQGLVSEATFEGAVKRVLRLKAAVGLFDKNPTFCAEGDIEFDTAEERQTAYELATQSVVLLKNDNILPIEHPRKIALVGPNANTMWAMLGDYTYQGLHYFWRGINTGNTNNQIITLKEGLEKKLPDGCTLNYSCGVDWVDKTETSISKGGDDRAIWLDKNRHIARDEKIDAKEALSLAANSDIIIAAMGENTLLCGENRDRGSLRLPGKQEEFVRQLIVTGKPVVLVMFGGRAQVIGDLADKCAAVIQAWYPGEEGGNALADIIYGNVAPSGKLSVSYPKVELNENICYNYSSTPDERIQYHFGYGLNYTTFDYSDLVVDKSVFTTDELFNISFNVTNTGSREGDEIVQIYISPTSASQPLKPIKLAGFGRVSLKPGETKKIDFIMSPQQLGYYNDGIWAIEKGDFIIKVGAASNDIRLTDSICLIGDAHTMPLRTVYFSEMKTIDN comes from the coding sequence ATGAAATACAATAAATTGATTGCTTTAGCATGTGGAGCGTTGATTCTGGCTGGTTGTGCCTCTGATAATAAATCGGCATCCGTTTTCTTTCGACACAAAGCACAGGAAATACCGTTGTCAAATGAGTTTACCGAGAAGATAATCGATAACATATATCAACGCATGAGTATGGATGAGCGTGCAGCTCAACTTCAGAGCATGTATCTATCGGAACTTTTCGACAAAAACAATCAGCTTGATACAATCCGATGCTATGAACTTATTCCTAACGGAATAGGACATTTTGCTCAGTATGCCAGCAATTCGTTAGATGGACCCGAAGAGCTTCGCGATATGGTAAAACAAGTGCAGGAGTGGCTGGTGAAGAATACACCAACTGGAATACCGGCCTTATTTCATGAAGAAGTCATAACAGGTATTGCTGCAAAAGAAGCAACGGTTTACCCACAGCAAATTGGTTTGGCATGTTCGTTCAATACTGACCTGGCTGCAGAAAAAACTCGTCAAACTGCTATCAGCATGCGAAAAATCGGAGGCATGCTTTCGTTGTCACCTATGGTGGATGTGATTCGGAATCCATATTTCAACCGTTTGGAGGAATCGTATGGCGAAGATGCTTATCTAAGTGCTGCTATGGGTTCTGCTTTTGTTGAAGGTTTGCAGGACGGAGGGATGAAAAGTGGAGTGGCGGCATGTTCAAAACATTTTTTGGGCTATGGGGGCGGATGCAATACCGATAGGAGAAAAGAACTTTTTGAAGAAATACTCTTGCCTCACGAAACAATGATTCGAACTAAGGGTAGTAAAGTGATAATGACCGGTTATCACTACTTCCATGGTGTGAAAGCCGTTGCCAATAAATATCTTATGCAGGATATTTTGCGTAATTATCTCGGATTTGACGGCATAACAGTAAGTGACTATGGTTCGATTAACCAGATTGACACAGAAGAAGATGCGTTGCATCGTGGAGTGGCTGCCATAAATGCTGGGAACGATGTGGAATTTCAAAACCGTGACAATTATCAATACCTTCCCGAAGCAATAAAGCAAGGACTTGTTAGTGAGGCGACATTCGAGGGCGCTGTCAAACGAGTTTTGAGGCTAAAAGCTGCAGTGGGTCTGTTTGATAAAAATCCGACATTCTGTGCAGAAGGCGATATAGAATTCGACACCGCCGAGGAACGTCAAACCGCTTATGAACTTGCTACACAATCAGTAGTACTTCTTAAGAATGATAACATCCTCCCTATCGAACATCCTAGGAAGATAGCTCTTGTGGGACCTAATGCCAACACAATGTGGGCTATGCTTGGCGATTACACATATCAAGGCTTGCACTATTTTTGGCGAGGCATTAATACCGGAAACACAAATAATCAGATTATAACTTTGAAAGAAGGTCTGGAAAAAAAACTACCAGATGGATGCACTTTGAACTATTCCTGTGGTGTGGATTGGGTTGACAAAACTGAGACATCCATTTCAAAAGGCGGGGATGATCGTGCAATATGGCTCGATAAGAATCGCCATATAGCCCGCGATGAGAAAATAGATGCTAAAGAAGCGCTTTCGTTAGCTGCCAATAGCGACATAATCATTGCTGCAATGGGGGAGAATACTTTACTGTGTGGAGAAAATCGAGACCGTGGAAGTTTACGGTTACCAGGAAAACAAGAGGAATTTGTCAGACAATTAATAGTTACAGGTAAGCCTGTTGTATTGGTTATGTTCGGTGGGCGTGCACAAGTTATTGGCGACCTTGCGGATAAATGTGCAGCTGTGATTCAGGCGTGGTACCCCGGTGAAGAAGGGGGTAATGCTCTAGCCGATATTATTTACGGTAATGTTGCGCCATCAGGAAAGTTGAGTGTGAGTTATCCAAAAGTAGAACTTAACGAAAACATCTGCTATAATTATTCCAGTACTCCTGATGAGCGTATTCAATATCACTTCGGGTACGGACTGAATTACACTACTTTTGATTATTCAGACCTAGTAGTTGACAAATCAGTTTTCACGACTGATGAGTTATTCAATATTTCCTTCAATGTGACTAATACCGGGTCGCGCGAAGGTGACGAAATCGTACAGATATATATATCACCTACTTCAGCAAGTCAACCATTGAAACCCATTAAACTCGCCGGGTTTGGTCGAGTATCACTTAAGCCGGGCGAAACTAAAAAAATAGACTTTATCATGTCACCGCAACAATTGGGTTATTATAATGATGGAATATGGGCTATAGAAAAGGGTGATTTCATTATAAAAGTTGGTGCAGCATCCAACGATATTCGCCTTACTGATAGTATCTGTCTCATCGGTGATGCTCACACTATGCCATTGCGCACAGTTTACTTTTCAGAGATGAAAACTATTGATAATTAA
- the bglX gene encoding beta-glucosidase BglX, with amino-acid sequence MMKYSKLIALACGVLTLTSYTPPPSANGEMDAFIDDLMAKMTLTEKVGQLNLLAVPSFVSGNASDDNDSREQLIVDGKLGAMYGSYVAEDLLAAQKLAVEKSRLGIPLMFGYDVIHGLQTVQPIPLAMSTSWNPELIERGARAASLEATASGINWVYSPMLDICRDARWGRIAETFGEDPFLCGELGKAMVRGYQGTDLADNTTVMACVKHYALYGAVEGGRDYNIVNMGRQEALNGFLPPYRESAYEGAGSFMASFNDFEGIPAHINRYLLNDLLREEWGFKGFITSDYEGINECVNHGIGDIEEVTALAIEASVDMDLNGSAYMDNLENLVKQGRLSEKDIEVACRRVLEAKYKLGLFEDPYRYLNLQRYQREIHTDEARQLSREIARECQVLLKNEASVLPLSKSAKIALVGPFAVAAKEMQGSWSFSRFADGCVTFLEGMQEAVTGHGGSVTYAEGCWVLEDKQLEQDMVNQYLGAYKPGQVIKPVHTRPNEQLVAEAVALARRSDVVVAALGELNNMNGEGVSRSDITLGLPQVELLKALKATGKPVILILTAGRPLALTETEPLADAILYTWSLGDQAGRAMADVVFGDVNPSARLSTSFPRNVGQCPIYYNHKNTGRPHQDGAAYSRFNSNYLDCIHGPLYAFGHGLSYTTFEYSDVTLSNNEMTADGQVKASVTVTNTGKRDGKEVVQLYVRDIYATSSRPVKELKGFEKISLKAGESKTVSFEIGRKQLEYYNHALQLTVEPGDFEIMIGHDSQHVNKAKLTVN; translated from the coding sequence ATGATGAAATATAGCAAATTGATTGCTTTAGCATGTGGAGTATTGACTCTGACCAGTTATACTCCCCCTCCCTCTGCTAATGGAGAGATGGATGCGTTTATCGATGACCTGATGGCAAAGATGACGCTCACAGAAAAGGTAGGACAGTTGAATCTTCTGGCGGTGCCTTCGTTTGTATCGGGCAACGCATCTGACGATAACGACAGCCGCGAACAACTCATAGTCGATGGCAAACTTGGCGCCATGTATGGCAGCTATGTGGCAGAAGATCTGCTGGCAGCACAGAAACTGGCAGTAGAGAAGAGTCGCCTGGGCATTCCACTGATGTTCGGCTACGATGTTATTCATGGTTTGCAAACGGTGCAGCCTATACCGCTAGCTATGTCCACCTCATGGAATCCGGAACTGATAGAGCGGGGAGCCCGCGCTGCTTCCCTTGAGGCTACGGCTTCCGGCATCAACTGGGTCTATTCGCCGATGCTGGATATCTGCCGGGATGCCCGTTGGGGACGCATTGCTGAAACATTTGGAGAAGACCCTTTTCTGTGCGGTGAACTTGGTAAGGCAATGGTACGCGGTTATCAGGGTACTGACCTTGCCGACAACACTACGGTAATGGCTTGCGTGAAACACTATGCGCTCTATGGAGCGGTAGAGGGTGGCCGCGACTACAACATTGTGAACATGGGACGCCAGGAGGCTCTTAACGGATTCCTTCCACCTTATCGTGAATCTGCCTACGAGGGTGCCGGCAGTTTTATGGCTTCTTTCAACGATTTCGAGGGTATCCCTGCACACATCAACCGCTATCTGCTCAACGACCTGTTGCGCGAAGAATGGGGATTCAAGGGATTCATCACCTCCGACTATGAAGGCATCAACGAATGTGTGAACCACGGCATAGGCGATATTGAGGAGGTTACTGCACTGGCCATAGAGGCTTCGGTAGATATGGACCTCAACGGAAGTGCCTATATGGACAATCTAGAGAACCTCGTCAAGCAGGGACGTTTATCGGAAAAAGATATTGAGGTGGCTTGTCGCCGGGTGTTGGAAGCCAAATACAAGCTGGGACTCTTTGAAGACCCCTATCGCTACCTGAATCTACAGCGTTACCAGCGCGAGATTCACACCGATGAGGCGCGTCAGCTCAGCCGTGAGATAGCCAGAGAATGCCAGGTGTTGCTCAAGAATGAAGCTAGTGTGCTGCCTCTCTCCAAATCGGCCAAGATTGCCCTGGTGGGTCCGTTTGCGGTGGCAGCCAAAGAGATGCAGGGCAGTTGGTCCTTCTCCAGGTTTGCCGATGGCTGTGTAACTTTTTTGGAAGGTATGCAAGAAGCTGTAACAGGTCATGGCGGTTCGGTTACATACGCCGAAGGCTGTTGGGTGCTTGAAGACAAGCAACTGGAACAAGATATGGTCAACCAATATCTGGGCGCCTACAAGCCGGGACAGGTCATCAAACCTGTACATACTCGTCCAAACGAGCAACTCGTGGCAGAGGCTGTGGCCCTGGCCCGCCGGAGCGATGTGGTGGTGGCTGCCTTGGGTGAGCTGAACAACATGAACGGCGAAGGCGTGTCACGTTCCGACATTACCCTGGGGCTCCCGCAGGTAGAACTTCTCAAAGCGCTGAAGGCTACCGGCAAGCCGGTAATTCTCATCTTGACCGCCGGCCGACCGCTGGCGCTCACCGAGACCGAACCGCTGGCCGATGCCATACTTTATACATGGTCGTTGGGCGACCAGGCAGGTCGTGCCATGGCCGATGTGGTCTTTGGCGATGTCAATCCGAGTGCCCGTCTGTCCACCTCTTTCCCGCGCAACGTGGGTCAGTGCCCTATCTACTACAACCACAAGAACACGGGACGTCCGCATCAGGATGGTGCAGCCTATTCTCGCTTCAACAGCAACTATCTCGACTGCATCCACGGGCCACTCTATGCTTTTGGGCACGGATTGAGCTACACGACCTTCGAATACAGCGACGTCACACTATCAAACAATGAGATGACTGCCGACGGTCAGGTGAAGGCATCGGTGACGGTGACCAACACCGGCAAACGGGATGGCAAGGAGGTGGTACAACTCTATGTAAGGGACATCTATGCCACCAGTTCACGCCCGGTGAAGGAGCTGAAAGGTTTCGAGAAAATCAGTCTCAAAGCCGGCGAGAGCAAGACCGTATCGTTTGAGATTGGCCGCAAGCAACTGGAGTACTACAACCATGCGTTGCAACTGACCGTTGAGCCAGGCGACTTCGAGATAATGATTGGACATGATAGTCAGCATGTAAACAAAGCAAAACTGACTGTAAATTGA